CACCTCCTCTAACCGCGAGAGAAGCGTCGTAGATAGACTAGAGCCAGCTACAATCCCGGTTCTCAGACAAGCGCGCGGAGCATGTTTGGCAATATCACGGTGGTCCAGCATGGCCTGGAACATCGTTGGGACGGCGTGCACGACTGTACACTTGTCTTCGGACAGAGCACGGAGACTCGCTCCTGCATCGAAGACGTCTGAGGGGAGGACGGCTGTCCCTCCATATACAAGCGCTGCCAGGACTCCGCATACTAGACCGAAGCAGTGGAATACAGGCGAGCAGCAAAGTACAACGTCGTCCTCTGTGAACTGGAGTCGATGTCCAACCAGCAAGGCATTATTCAACAGGTTGCTGCGAGCGCTAATTAGCCTAGCATAATAGATACTTCTGGTCAGGTATTTGCCAACCTATGTGACAGCATCGCCGCCTTTCTCGGCCCAGTCGTGCCGCTCGTGAACTGGATACACATTGCATCATTTGGGTCTGCGAGTCCCCAGTACGAAGACACAATATCGTGCTGCTGGACGGCACCCCCCTCTGGctggaggaattcctccCATGTGCGCACATCCTCAGACAGTTTCGGTCCAGAACCAAGCTGCACGAAAAGCGAGACATCGCGGCGCTTCTTCGCAATTTCCGCGATGAGCGGTCCATACTTGCGATATCCAATACGGTCTGCGATGAATATCGCAGTGGGGTCTAGAATGGAATCGTCAGACTTGCCTATCAACTAGGAAACTGTGTCGCTTAGCTTACCCACAAACTCAATAGCAGGCAGAATCTCATCCTGTGTAAACGTCGGATTGATGATAGTGAAAATCGCCCCGATGGCACTAACCGCCAGGAACAGCTGCACGTACTCGATTGTATTCCCAGCAAGTACGACAACGCGGTCCTGCGGGCGCACGCCCCGACGTAGGAGATTTGATGCTATCTCCCGGACAGACTTTTTCAGGGTTTGGTATGTCAGACTCACCCCCTGCCATTTCGATATCACGGCTGTTTTGTCGGGGAATCCTTCTTGCTGCTTGTCGAGGAGCTGTGCGATGTTCAGGGATGTTAGGGTTACTTTGGATGCCATGGTTGTCTATTGTCTATACTTTAGCAGCTTAGCAGATACGTACGAACGATAGATGCATTCACTAAGGCAGGACAGCTGTATCACACTGCACCATTGCTATTTAGGGCTCGGGGTCCGGATTCTGACTTTCCTATAATGGCAAGTTTCGGTCTATCGGTGCCATTTTAGTCGTGCTTAGTGGCTTATACAGTCCGGCGGGACAGTCCATATTACGGCCATATACCGGTCAGTGCTTCAAACATTGCTATAAAAATATTCATTCTCTACGCTCATATGTTTT
This region of Aspergillus puulaauensis MK2 DNA, chromosome 5, nearly complete sequence genomic DNA includes:
- a CDS encoding class I adenylate-forming enzyme family protein (COG:I;~EggNog:ENOG410PIIB;~InterPro:IPR042099,IPR000873,IPR025110;~PFAM:PF00501,PF13193;~SMCOG1002:AMP-dependent synthetase and ligase;~antiSMASH:Cluster_5.1), giving the protein MASKVTLTSLNIAQLLDKQQEGFPDKTAVISKWQGVSLTYQTLKKSVREIASNLLRRGVRPQDRVVVLAGNTIEYVQLFLAVSAIGAIFTIINPTFTQDEILPAIEFVDPTAIFIADRIGYRKYGPLIAEIAKKRRDVSLFVQLGSGPKLSEDVRTWEEFLQPEGGAVQQHDIVSSYWGLADPNDAMCIQFTSGTTGPRKAAMLSHSNLLNNALLVGHRLQFTEDDVVLCCSPVFHCFGLVCGVLAALVYGGTAVLPSDVFDAGASLRALSEDKCTVVHAVPTMFQAMLDHRDIAKHAPRACLRTGIVAGSSLSTTLLSRLEEVLNFTGLAYGYGMTELSCIVFLTDPNEVRLVDEHTSVGKVMPRTTARVVDEDMNTLPPGTPGELVVSGYLVFRGYYKNPEKTADALITDAEGRTWLRTGDLVNIDAAGRCTITGRVKDMIKRGGENIFPGDIEPVLESHPDIIASAVVGVPDPYWGEIVVAFIQPAKEAKAGASLQKKAIKQWLRNRLAPHKAPEHFFLLGDGGGIPDELPVNATGKVLKRDLRDIATGLV